The Sulfurimonas hydrogeniphila genome includes a window with the following:
- a CDS encoding TolC family protein — protein MKTVILGIFLLCSGAQAVSLSEIIDISLAKKPSLEAINERIEANRYNIAVSDQFENPQLLITKNTLNSSQAMSQSVVTFKQKIPFYNKRETNKKIAEAEDALLQEKLNAAKTKLVAQIKSEAYTIWKLNELYKIIDEYVTLTQQNIDLYESYTSIDENQHIGIMKAELSLSDLQIQKSVLREKINAAYARLSYLASFKVHHLDINIQMGEKPDLGQLQKSLAENPDIKIKDKEILKQNAKLKMADLNNYPDINLIAGYALRENFNNYFNFGFGLSLPIYGTEDYKEEEARALVLSATSQKADTQISVNAELEAYYAQMLSSYEIYHIIQDEALPQVAHMFELSSSSISVGADLFKYIDVLFQKLDLEQKSIKAVANYNLAQAKIAQLKGELQ, from the coding sequence ATGAAAACAGTGATACTGGGTATTTTCCTACTTTGCTCCGGAGCACAGGCAGTCAGCCTGAGTGAAATTATTGACATCTCTTTGGCAAAAAAACCGTCGCTGGAAGCTATCAATGAAAGAATTGAGGCAAACAGATATAATATAGCAGTCTCCGACCAATTTGAAAACCCCCAACTGCTCATAACAAAAAATACACTCAATTCTTCGCAGGCGATGAGTCAGTCTGTGGTGACATTCAAACAAAAAATTCCTTTTTACAATAAACGTGAAACCAACAAAAAAATTGCAGAAGCGGAAGATGCTTTGTTGCAGGAAAAACTAAATGCAGCAAAAACAAAACTGGTTGCACAGATAAAGAGTGAAGCCTATACCATTTGGAAACTGAATGAATTGTATAAAATTATTGATGAGTATGTCACACTGACACAGCAAAACATTGATCTGTACGAATCCTACACAAGTATTGATGAGAACCAGCATATCGGAATAATGAAAGCGGAACTCTCCCTCTCAGATCTGCAAATCCAAAAAAGTGTTTTGCGTGAAAAAATCAATGCTGCCTATGCAAGACTCTCCTATCTGGCCTCATTTAAAGTACACCATTTGGATATAAATATACAAATGGGGGAAAAACCGGATTTGGGACAACTGCAAAAATCTTTAGCAGAGAACCCGGATATTAAAATAAAAGACAAAGAGATTCTCAAACAAAATGCAAAGTTAAAAATGGCAGATCTCAACAACTATCCGGACATTAATCTCATCGCAGGCTATGCTCTTCGAGAAAATTTCAACAACTATTTTAATTTTGGTTTCGGCTTGAGCCTGCCTATATACGGCACGGAAGACTACAAAGAAGAAGAAGCACGCGCCTTGGTTCTCTCCGCTACAAGCCAAAAAGCAGATACTCAGATATCTGTCAATGCCGAGCTTGAAGCCTATTATGCGCAAATGCTCTCTTCTTATGAAATATATCATATTATTCAAGATGAAGCTCTTCCCCAGGTTGCTCACATGTTTGAGCTTTCAAGCTCTTCCATCTCTGTCGGGGCTGATTTGTTCAAATATATAGATGTCCTGTTTCAAAAACTTGATTTGGAACAAAAAAGTATCAAAGCCGTCGCAAACTACAACCTGGCACAAGCCAAAATAGCACAACTTAAAGGAGAATTACAGTGA
- a CDS encoding sensor domain-containing diguanylate cyclase, which produces MKNSKNKFFMIGITILLVWVFIEAYFYMIAVEAQKNYTDNLLKDAREHYEEIENIRNLPAEIGTFYVKEGDAFKKVDPSLPVQTLLKQYQTNDFYYTVTPKVQQKALYKLESEKKRLYYVYKEIAIDMDASFYVEKIQSVWFKFFAVSFLFTVFTLVLLFLIRFLQKKSSSYEKLSNTLELKVLQQTKLLEAEHAKKEIYLETLFEKSPNIIIITTGNSITRANEAFFKFFKEYASLEEFKREHECICDFFCASCHGDTINSTKMQWVEDVLGEEEPIIKICYLEQEYYFSVYAKKIYEENKMHMMVTLNDITEIYNIRHKFEDLSMQDALTNIYNRRYFNVVFPQELNRAKRTHESFCFVIMDVDNFKLYNDNYGHDAGDEALQSITAKITELTQRANEFFFRLGGEEFGFVCSAYTKEEAFRHLQNICKEVQNLKIEHLYNEKYGVLTISIGVCYLSDAREGEVKYIYKSADNALYKAKESGRNKVVLFENC; this is translated from the coding sequence ATGAAGAACTCAAAAAATAAATTTTTTATGATTGGGATTACCATTTTGCTTGTATGGGTTTTTATAGAAGCATACTTCTACATGATAGCTGTAGAGGCACAAAAAAACTATACTGACAATTTACTCAAAGATGCACGGGAACATTACGAAGAAATAGAAAATATCCGTAATCTTCCTGCCGAGATTGGAACTTTTTATGTGAAAGAAGGTGATGCCTTTAAAAAAGTTGATCCCAGTCTGCCTGTACAAACCCTCTTGAAACAATACCAAACAAACGATTTTTACTATACAGTGACTCCAAAGGTGCAACAAAAAGCTCTTTATAAGCTTGAGAGCGAAAAAAAAAGGCTTTATTATGTTTATAAAGAGATTGCCATTGATATGGATGCCTCTTTCTATGTAGAGAAGATACAGAGCGTCTGGTTCAAGTTTTTTGCAGTAAGTTTTTTATTTACTGTTTTTACACTTGTCCTTCTTTTTCTCATCAGGTTTTTACAAAAAAAGAGTAGTAGTTATGAAAAGCTAAGCAATACGCTTGAACTCAAAGTTCTCCAGCAGACAAAACTGCTCGAAGCAGAACATGCCAAAAAAGAGATTTATCTGGAGACGCTTTTTGAAAAGAGTCCCAATATCATCATTATCACAACCGGCAACAGTATTACCCGGGCGAATGAGGCATTTTTTAAATTTTTCAAAGAGTATGCTTCTTTGGAAGAGTTTAAAAGAGAGCATGAATGCATTTGTGACTTTTTTTGTGCATCATGCCATGGTGATACCATCAACAGCACAAAAATGCAATGGGTGGAAGATGTTCTGGGTGAGGAAGAGCCAATCATAAAAATCTGTTACCTGGAGCAGGAATACTATTTTTCTGTGTATGCCAAAAAGATATATGAAGAGAATAAAATGCATATGATGGTGACATTAAATGATATAACAGAAATATATAATATTCGGCATAAATTTGAAGATTTGTCCATGCAGGACGCACTGACAAATATTTACAACAGGCGGTACTTTAATGTAGTGTTTCCGCAGGAGCTAAACAGAGCAAAAAGAACCCATGAGAGTTTTTGTTTTGTGATTATGGATGTGGACAATTTTAAACTCTACAATGATAACTACGGGCATGATGCAGGGGATGAGGCACTTCAAAGCATTACTGCAAAAATCACAGAACTGACACAGCGTGCCAATGAGTTCTTTTTCCGTTTGGGCGGAGAAGAGTTTGGCTTTGTCTGCAGTGCCTATACAAAAGAGGAAGCCTTTAGACACCTGCAAAATATATGCAAAGAGGTGCAAAACCTGAAAATTGAGCATCTTTACAATGAAAAGTATGGAGTGCTTACTATATCTATAGGCGTATGTTATCTCTCTGATGCACGCGAGGGTGAAGTGAAATATATTTATAAAAGTGCGGACAATGCCCTCTATAAAGCAAAAGAGAGCGGAAGAAACAAAGTTGTTCTATTTGAAAACTGTTGA
- a CDS encoding A/G-specific adenine glycosylase, whose translation MAWYEKAGRHELPWRNTQDIYRVYLSEIMLQQTQVNRVRDEYYPQFLEKFPTLQSLANAPLDDVLAAWSGLGYYSRARNLHKTARLSPKSLPTDYKELLSLPGIGQYTASAVCSFGCNQNIPVVDTNIARVLKRYFALLHVKDKTVWEYAQKFLNHKDTRSHNLALMDLGSLVCLPKNPKCEECPLQKTCQGKTEAELYTKTKKKEYESLELFYGICIQNEKIALTPATGNMYKGMLELPAVDPIEEDFLGSFKHAYTKYRLHVKLYTLDSFEDGIWVETKALHSAPISSLTKKALSTVFK comes from the coding sequence TTGGCATGGTATGAAAAAGCAGGCAGGCATGAGCTTCCCTGGCGAAATACACAGGACATCTACCGTGTATATCTCAGCGAAATCATGCTCCAACAAACACAGGTCAATCGTGTACGGGATGAATACTACCCCCAGTTTTTGGAGAAATTTCCCACACTTCAAAGCCTTGCAAATGCACCGCTGGATGATGTTTTAGCGGCATGGAGCGGACTTGGGTACTATTCGCGTGCAAGAAATCTTCATAAAACAGCCCGACTTTCACCAAAATCTCTGCCGACAGACTACAAGGAGCTGCTCTCTCTGCCCGGCATAGGGCAATACACCGCAAGTGCCGTTTGCAGTTTCGGCTGCAATCAGAATATTCCTGTTGTCGATACAAACATAGCAAGAGTGCTCAAGCGTTATTTTGCCCTCTTACATGTAAAGGACAAAACAGTTTGGGAATACGCACAAAAATTCCTTAATCACAAAGACACCAGAAGCCATAACCTTGCCCTTATGGATTTGGGTTCGCTTGTCTGCCTGCCCAAAAATCCAAAATGCGAAGAGTGTCCGCTACAAAAAACCTGTCAGGGAAAAACAGAAGCGGAGTTATATACAAAAACAAAGAAAAAAGAGTATGAATCACTCGAACTTTTTTACGGTATTTGCATACAAAATGAAAAAATAGCTCTTACCCCTGCTACAGGAAACATGTACAAAGGCATGCTTGAACTTCCTGCCGTCGACCCGATAGAAGAAGATTTTTTAGGCAGTTTCAAACACGCCTACACAAAATACCGCCTACATGTAAAGCTCTACACACTCGACTCTTTTGAAGATGGCATCTGGGTAGAAACAAAGGCCTTGCACAGCGCTCCAATCTCTTCTTTGACAAAAAAAGCGCTCTCAACAGTTTTCAAATAG
- a CDS encoding ABC transporter ATP-binding protein, translating to MNQKPVTIKSIFALALHKKSSLINGQILTILAIIVSVPIPLMLPVMVDEVLLHKPEYIVPTINKFLGSGSAFYYIGLVAFAVIFLRFLYYFLGVLSTKIFTKISKYVTFMIRSRLLKHLQKTSMNAYETLGSGAITANLITDINTLDAFIMSSASRFVASVLTLLAVGIVMIVINPVLGILILFVQPLIMFVSKKMSARVGELKKEENQAIAEFQENVGETLELFGQIKASNKEQHFFGKAIEQAKKIQDTSNEFSFKSVAYEKLSYTIFLSVFELIRASGLLLVAYSDLSIGMMFAMFGYIWFIMTPVQDILSMQYSYASAKAALERINKVLTLKTETSGEKKLTTKSVDISLKNICFSYASSDKLILKEITFDVKYGSKTALIGASGSGKTTLAQIIAGFYEKTSGELKYNDIPTEELDKHSVRQKIFLVLQMPILFNASLRFNITMGHENISDEAIHKALEIAQLSDMLQTMPSGLDTLVGHHGIRLSGGQRQRLSIARMIIANPSVVIFDESTSALDVHTEAKLFRALAPLLEKKTVITIAHRLSTVKNADMIYVLNEGEIVQRGTHEELEEQEGHYSEFLKEQLL from the coding sequence ATGAATCAAAAACCTGTCACTATAAAATCCATCTTTGCATTAGCGCTGCATAAAAAATCTTCTCTGATAAACGGGCAGATTTTGACCATTTTGGCTATCATCGTCAGTGTTCCCATTCCTTTGATGCTGCCGGTCATGGTAGATGAAGTCCTGCTGCACAAGCCGGAGTATATTGTTCCAACTATTAACAAATTTTTAGGGAGCGGTTCTGCTTTTTACTATATTGGGCTTGTTGCCTTTGCTGTTATATTTTTACGCTTTTTATACTACTTTTTAGGGGTACTCAGCACAAAAATATTTACAAAAATTTCAAAATATGTCACTTTTATGATACGTTCACGTCTTTTAAAACATCTCCAAAAAACTTCCATGAATGCCTATGAGACCCTTGGAAGCGGTGCTATTACGGCAAATCTTATCACCGACATCAATACCCTTGATGCATTTATTATGAGCAGTGCTTCACGTTTTGTTGCCTCTGTTTTAACCCTTCTTGCCGTCGGTATCGTGATGATTGTTATCAATCCTGTTTTGGGCATACTCATACTTTTTGTGCAGCCGCTTATCATGTTTGTCAGCAAGAAAATGTCCGCACGCGTGGGAGAACTCAAAAAAGAAGAGAACCAGGCAATTGCAGAATTTCAGGAAAATGTCGGCGAAACGCTTGAACTGTTCGGGCAGATAAAGGCCAGTAACAAAGAACAGCATTTTTTTGGCAAAGCGATAGAACAGGCAAAAAAAATTCAGGATACTTCCAATGAATTCAGCTTTAAAAGTGTCGCCTATGAAAAACTCTCTTATACAATCTTTTTAAGTGTTTTTGAACTCATTCGTGCTTCAGGACTTTTGCTTGTAGCCTACAGTGATCTGAGTATCGGTATGATGTTTGCCATGTTTGGCTACATCTGGTTTATCATGACACCGGTCCAGGACATCCTCTCCATGCAGTACAGTTATGCCTCCGCCAAAGCTGCTTTAGAGCGTATCAACAAAGTCCTGACACTCAAAACAGAAACGAGCGGGGAGAAAAAACTTACAACAAAGAGCGTTGATATTTCTTTAAAAAATATATGCTTCAGTTATGCCTCAAGTGATAAGCTCATTCTTAAAGAGATAACTTTTGATGTCAAATACGGTTCAAAAACAGCGCTTATCGGTGCAAGCGGCAGCGGCAAAACAACCCTTGCTCAGATTATTGCCGGTTTTTATGAAAAAACATCCGGCGAACTCAAATATAATGATATTCCCACAGAAGAGCTGGACAAACACTCCGTGCGCCAAAAAATATTTTTAGTCCTGCAGATGCCTATCCTCTTTAACGCTTCACTCAGATTTAACATCACCATGGGACATGAAAACATTAGCGATGAGGCCATCCACAAAGCTCTTGAAATCGCCCAGCTCTCTGACATGCTCCAAACTATGCCAAGCGGACTTGACACCCTCGTCGGGCATCACGGCATACGCCTTTCAGGCGGGCAACGACAAAGACTCAGCATCGCCAGAATGATAATTGCAAATCCGAGTGTCGTCATTTTTGATGAATCAACTTCTGCACTCGATGTACACACCGAAGCCAAACTCTTTAGAGCACTCGCTCCCCTGCTTGAGAAAAAAACAGTCATTACCATCGCCCACAGACTCAGCACTGTTAAAAATGCCGATATGATTTATGTCCTCAATGAAGGCGAAATAGTCCAACGCGGCACGCATGAAGAACTTGAAGAACAAGAAGGGCACTACAGCGAATTTCTCAAGGAGCAGTTGTTATAA
- a CDS encoding cytochrome-c peroxidase translates to MIFSLSVVISSLYASDTLLLEQAKQNFALLPKTFSSAQYTMTPEKIRLGKMLFHEKRVSIDGTTSCAKCHPFSYYGADNLEKSRGNFGKLNPRNAPTVLNAAGQVSQHWRGDRKDVEEQARKALLGKGSFGAPSNEWVEKKLQSIEQYRILFKKAFPNDTKPISVANYAKAIGAWERTLSTPSRFDEFLEGKTNALTQKEKTGLKTFIKTGCASCHSGALLGGTMLQKFGVVAPYWEYTKSKKIDEGRYNVTKKEEDKYLFKVPQLRNVAMTSPYFHDGSVASLQEAVKIMAKVQLGVDLSQEETESIYLFLQSLTGKLSQDIVTVPILPETN, encoded by the coding sequence ATGATTTTTTCATTATCAGTTGTTATATCATCCCTCTATGCTTCAGACACTCTCCTGTTAGAACAGGCAAAACAAAATTTTGCGCTATTGCCAAAAACATTTTCTTCTGCGCAATATACCATGACGCCGGAAAAAATCAGACTTGGAAAGATGCTTTTTCATGAAAAAAGAGTTTCTATAGACGGAACAACGAGTTGTGCAAAATGCCATCCGTTTAGTTATTACGGAGCAGACAATCTTGAAAAATCAAGAGGGAATTTTGGGAAACTGAATCCAAGAAATGCACCAACGGTCCTCAATGCTGCAGGTCAGGTTTCTCAGCATTGGCGCGGAGACAGAAAAGATGTTGAAGAGCAGGCAAGAAAGGCATTGCTCGGAAAAGGCTCTTTTGGTGCACCTTCTAACGAGTGGGTGGAAAAGAAGCTGCAAAGTATTGAACAATACCGTATTTTGTTTAAAAAAGCATTTCCAAATGATACGAAGCCGATAAGCGTTGCCAATTATGCAAAGGCGATTGGAGCATGGGAGCGCACACTTTCAACACCTTCACGGTTTGACGAATTTTTAGAGGGCAAAACAAATGCTTTGACACAAAAAGAAAAAACGGGGCTTAAAACATTTATAAAAACAGGCTGTGCCTCTTGTCATTCAGGAGCACTGCTTGGCGGTACAATGCTGCAAAAATTTGGAGTTGTTGCGCCTTACTGGGAGTATACCAAAAGCAAGAAGATTGATGAAGGTCGCTACAATGTCACGAAAAAAGAAGAAGACAAATATCTCTTTAAGGTACCGCAACTTAGAAATGTTGCAATGACTTCCCCTTATTTTCATGATGGCAGTGTTGCATCATTGCAAGAAGCTGTAAAAATAATGGCAAAGGTGCAGTTAGGGGTAGATTTATCGCAAGAGGAAACAGAAAGTATTTATCTGTTTTTACAATCTTTAACAGGGAAATTATCGCAAGATATAGTGACTGTGCCTATTTTACCGGAGACAAATTAA